A stretch of the Arvicanthis niloticus isolate mArvNil1 chromosome 17, mArvNil1.pat.X, whole genome shotgun sequence genome encodes the following:
- the Atg4b gene encoding cysteine protease ATG4B isoform X1 — protein MDAATLTYDTLRFAEFEDFPETSEPVWILGRKYSIFTEKDEILSDVASRLWFTYRRNFPAIGGTGPTSDTGWGCMLRCGQMIFAQALVCRHLGRDWRWTQRKRQPDNYLNVLNAFLDRKDSYYSIHQIAQMGVGEGKSIGQWYGPNTVAQVLKKLAVFDTWSSLAVHIAMDNTVVMEEIRRLCRASLPCAGAAALPTDSERHCNGFPAGAEVTNRPSAWRPLVLLIPLRLGLTDINEAYVETLKHCFMMPQSLGVIGGKPNSAHYFIGYVGEELIYLDPHTTQPAVELTDSCFIPDESFHCQHPPCRMGIGELDPSIAVGFFCKTEEDFNDWCQQVKKLSQLGGALPMFELVEQQPSHLACQDVLNLSLDSSDVERLERFFDSEDEDFEILSL, from the exons CCACTTTGACATATGATACTCTCCGGTTTGCTGAATTTGAAGATTTTCCTGAGACCTCAGAGCCTGTCTGGATTCTGGGCAGAAAATACAGCATTTTCACAG AGAAGGACGAAATCTTGTCTGATGTTGCATCCAGACTTTGGTTTACATACAGGAGAAACTTTCCAGCCATTG GGGGAACTGGCCCTACTTCAGACACAGGCTGGGGTTGCATGCTTCGGTGTGGACAGATGATCTTTGCTCAGGCCCTGGTATGCCGGCACTTAGGACGAG ATTGGAGATGGACTCAGCGGAAGAGACAGCCTGACAACTACTTGAATGTCCTCAATGCTTTCCTGGACAGGAAGGACAGCTACTATTCCATCCACCAGATAG CGCAAATGGGAGTTGGCGAAGGCAAGTCTATAGGCCAGTGGTACGGGCCGAACACTGTTGCCCAGGTCCTCAA GAAACTTGCTGTATTCGACACATGGAGTTCCTTGGCTGTTCACATAGCAATGGACAACACTGTGGTGATGGAGGAGATCA GAAGGTTATGCAGGGCCAGCCTTCCCTGTGCTGGGGCTGCTGCACTTCCTACTGATTCGGAGAGGCACTGTAATGGGTTCCCTGCTGGAGCTGAAGTCACCAATAGGCCATCGGCTTGGAGACCACTAGTGCTTCTCATCCCTCTCCGCCTGGGACTGACAGACATCAATGAGGCCTATGTGGAGACCCTGAAG CACTGTTTCATGATGCCCCAGTCCCTGGGCGTTATCGGAGGGAAGCCCAACAGTGCCCACTACTTTATTGGCTATGTTG GTGAGGAGCTCATCTATCTGGACCCCCATACTACACAGCCTGCAGTGGAGCTGACGGACAGCTGCTTTATCCCCGACGAGAGCTTCCACTGCCAACACCCTCCCTGTAGGATGGGTATTGGAGAGCTTGACCCATCCATTGCCGTG GGATTTTTCTGTAAGACCGAGGAAGACTTTAACGACTGGTGTCAGCAAGTCAAAAAG CTATCCCAGCTTGGTGGTGCCCTTCCCATGTTTGAGTTGGTGGAACAGCAGCCTTCCCATCTGGCCTGCCAGGATGTCCTGAACCTGTCCCTAG ATTCTTCTGATGTAGAGAGACTGGAGAGGTTCTTTGACTCTGAGGATGAAGACTTTGAAATCTTATCCCTCTGA
- the Atg4b gene encoding cysteine protease ATG4B isoform X2, translated as MLRCGQMIFAQALVCRHLGRDWRWTQRKRQPDNYLNVLNAFLDRKDSYYSIHQIAQMGVGEGKSIGQWYGPNTVAQVLKKLAVFDTWSSLAVHIAMDNTVVMEEIRRLCRASLPCAGAAALPTDSERHCNGFPAGAEVTNRPSAWRPLVLLIPLRLGLTDINEAYVETLKHCFMMPQSLGVIGGKPNSAHYFIGYVGEELIYLDPHTTQPAVELTDSCFIPDESFHCQHPPCRMGIGELDPSIAVGFFCKTEEDFNDWCQQVKKLSQLGGALPMFELVEQQPSHLACQDVLNLSLDSSDVERLERFFDSEDEDFEILSL; from the exons ATGCTTCGGTGTGGACAGATGATCTTTGCTCAGGCCCTGGTATGCCGGCACTTAGGACGAG ATTGGAGATGGACTCAGCGGAAGAGACAGCCTGACAACTACTTGAATGTCCTCAATGCTTTCCTGGACAGGAAGGACAGCTACTATTCCATCCACCAGATAG CGCAAATGGGAGTTGGCGAAGGCAAGTCTATAGGCCAGTGGTACGGGCCGAACACTGTTGCCCAGGTCCTCAA GAAACTTGCTGTATTCGACACATGGAGTTCCTTGGCTGTTCACATAGCAATGGACAACACTGTGGTGATGGAGGAGATCA GAAGGTTATGCAGGGCCAGCCTTCCCTGTGCTGGGGCTGCTGCACTTCCTACTGATTCGGAGAGGCACTGTAATGGGTTCCCTGCTGGAGCTGAAGTCACCAATAGGCCATCGGCTTGGAGACCACTAGTGCTTCTCATCCCTCTCCGCCTGGGACTGACAGACATCAATGAGGCCTATGTGGAGACCCTGAAG CACTGTTTCATGATGCCCCAGTCCCTGGGCGTTATCGGAGGGAAGCCCAACAGTGCCCACTACTTTATTGGCTATGTTG GTGAGGAGCTCATCTATCTGGACCCCCATACTACACAGCCTGCAGTGGAGCTGACGGACAGCTGCTTTATCCCCGACGAGAGCTTCCACTGCCAACACCCTCCCTGTAGGATGGGTATTGGAGAGCTTGACCCATCCATTGCCGTG GGATTTTTCTGTAAGACCGAGGAAGACTTTAACGACTGGTGTCAGCAAGTCAAAAAG CTATCCCAGCTTGGTGGTGCCCTTCCCATGTTTGAGTTGGTGGAACAGCAGCCTTCCCATCTGGCCTGCCAGGATGTCCTGAACCTGTCCCTAG ATTCTTCTGATGTAGAGAGACTGGAGAGGTTCTTTGACTCTGAGGATGAAGACTTTGAAATCTTATCCCTCTGA